Genomic segment of Truepera radiovictrix DSM 17093:
ACGAGGGCGGTCAGGGCGAGGATCAGGCCGACGTTGGCGATGTTCGAGCCGATCACGTTGCCCAGGGCGATCTCCGGCGCGCCGCGCAGCGCCGCTGTAAGGCTCGCGGCGAGCTCCGGCGCCGAGGTGCCAAACGCCACGATGGTCAGCCCGATGACGAGCGGGCGCACCCCGAAACGCTGCGCTAGGAGGCTCGAGTGCTTGACCAACGACTCCCCGCCGACGTAGAGCAGGAAGATACCCAAAACGATGAAAAGGAGGTCCACGGGGGCTAGCTTACCCGACGCCACGCGGGTCGGATGCTGCAGCGCCGTCACGGCGCTCGGGTAACCCCCAGCTGCAACACGCTCGGCTGCGTTAAGCTGCCCTATATGCCCCGCCGCCCCCTCCTCTTTACCGTCTTCGCGATCGCCTACTTTTTGTCGTACTTTTTCCGCTCGACAAACGCCGTGATCGCCGAGGATCTCACCCGCGACCTCGGCTTGAGCGCGTCGCAGCTCGGGCTCATGACGAGCCTTTTTTTCCTCACCTTCGCCGCCGCGCAGCTGCCGCTCGGGCGGGCGCTCGACCGCTTCGGGCCGCGCTTCGTGACGCCCGCGCTGATGCTCGCGGCGGTGGTGGGGAGCGCGCTCTTCGCCGCCGCCGAAGCGTTCGCCCTGCTCGCTCTCGGGCGGGCGCTCATCGGCCTCGGCATGGCAGGGGTGCTGATGGGGGCGCTCAAGGCCTTTAGCGCGTGGTTCTCGCCGGCGCGCTTCGCCACCGTCTCGGGGGTTTTTCTCGCGATCGGTTCCTCCGGCGCGTTAGGCGCCGCGACGCCGCTCGCGTGGTTAAACGCGGCCGTCGGCTGGCGCGCGGTGTTCTGGGGGGGCGCGGTCGTGACGCTTTTCAGCGCGCTCCTCATCGCGCTCTTTAGCCGCAACGCGCCCCCCCACGCCGCTGCGCCCCCCTCACAGGGTCCCGCCGCCGGCGGGTTCCGCGACATCTTCCGAGACCCCGTCTTCTGGCGCCTCGCCGCTCTAAGCTTCGCGATGATCGGCAGCATGTTCGCCTACCAGGGGCTGTGGGCGGGCCCCTTTTTGGCCGCCCTCGGGCTGCCCAGCACGCAGGTCGGCAACCTGCTCCTGCTCCTTAGCGGCGGGGTGGTGCTCGGCTACTTCACGGTGGGGTGGCTCGCCGACCGGTTCGGGTTGGTGCGGGTAGCGGCCGCGAGCGCGCTGCTTTTCACGCTCACCCAGTTCGGGATGGCCGCCTACCAACCCACCTGGCCCCTCTGGCCGCTGGGGGGGTTGTTTTTAGTGTTCGGCGTGACGGGAGCCTCGAGCGTGCTGCACTACGCCCACGCCCGCCAGAGCTTCCCGGCGCACCTCACCGGGCGCGCGGTGACCGCCGTCAACGTCTTCGCCATCGGCGGCGGGGCGCTGTTGCAGTGGGGGTTGGGCGGCATCGTCGGCGGCTTCGCAAGCGGGCGGGGTGACGCGCCGCTCGAGGCGTTCGTCGCCGCGCTGTTCGTCACGGGGGCGCTCTGCCTCGGCGCGACCCTCTTTTACACCGCGCTCGCGTGGCGCCAGAGCCCCGCGATGACCCCGCGTTAGAGGAGCGCCAAGAGCTGCTCGCGCAGCGCCGCGACCGAGGTCACCTCGAAAGTCGGCGGTACCGCCTCGTGCGGCAGGTGGTGACGCACCTGCTCGGGCAACCGGAGGCGGACGCTCCGCCAGCCTAGGCGCGCGGGGGCGTGAAAGTCCTTTTCGGGGTTGTCGCCGACGTACACGAGCCGCTCGGGGGGGAGCGCAAAGGCCTCTGCGACCGCCTCGAAGGCGCGCGCGTGCGGCTTCCAGTAGCGCTGCCCCCAGGCGTCGGTCAGGATCACGGGGTCGGCGTAGCGCGCGACCCCTAGCGCGGCGGCCTTAGCCGCTTGGCTCACCAAGGGGCCGTCGGAGATGACCGCCAAGCGGGCGCCGCGCGCTCTCAGCTCGCAGAGCGCCGCTTCAACCCCCGGCAAAAAGGTGATCGCGGGGGTGTGCTCGCGGTAGCACGCCACCAGCTCGGTGATGCTGCAGCGCCCCTCGAGCTCCGGCAGGGCCGCCAAAAGGCGGTTAAAAGCCCGCCCGCGCACCCCCTGCACGAAGTCCTGCCACAGAATCCCAAAGGCGCGCTCCTCGAGCGCGCGGTCGCCCGCAGCGACGTGCGCGGCGACGGCGCGAAAGCCGCTTTTGACGTAGTCGCGCTCGAGGTAGAGAGTGTCATCGAGGTCGAAGGCGATACCGAGGGTCATGGTGTTTGTGGCTCGTGGCTCATGGTCTGTGCGTCGTCACGGCAACGGCGTCTCACTGGCCGAGAGCCGCACCCTGCGGCCTCCGCCACGGCCGCTAACCCTCCCACAGGAGCTCCGTGGTGAAGTGCTCGACGTTGTAGCGGGTCATGTAGAGCCCCCGCTGGTACTCCCCCAGGCGGGGCGGCACCGCTTCACCCGCGAGCAGGGCGAGCAGCCACTCGGGATAGTGGCCGCCGGCGGCGTAGGCGAGCGGGAAGCCACCCCCGAAGCGCGGGTTGACCTCGATCAGCACGGGGCCGCGCTCGGTCAAAAAGGCCTGCAGGGTGATGGGGCCGCGCGCGCCCAACTTGGCCGCCGCCGCCAAGAGCCCCTCGAGCCACCCGCCGAGGTCGTCGTCGGGGATCGTCACGCCTTGAATCGACTCGCCGGCAAGCGTGCGCAGGCGGATGCGCGGGACGTAGTGCAGCGCCCGCCCCTCGAAGTCGAGGAGCGCGTCGATGGTGACCTCCGGGCCCAAGAGCTCCTCTTGGATGATGGCGTTGGGGACGCGCGTGAGGATGTCGGGCAGGGTCGCCGGGGTCGCGCGGTAGGTGTCGCGGCTCGCGCTCCCGTCTCGAGGTTTGACAAAGAGCCGCTCGGGCAACGCGAGCCCCTTGCGCTGCACCTCCTCGGGGGTCCAGCTCTGCGGCACGTCGAGGCCGTGCGAGGCAAAGGCCTGCTGGGTCAACCACTTGTCGCCGCTAATCTCGACGAACGCGTGGTGCGACACGAGCGCTTTGCACCCCAGTTCGGCGAAGGCAGCGGCGTGCGCCGCGAGCACCCCGAGCTCGGGGTCGATAGTCGGCACGATGAGACCGACGTCGTGCGCCTCGACGAGCTCCAAAAGGTGCGGGACGTAGTCCGGTGAACCGACGCTGGGGAGCCGAAAGGCGGCGTCCGCTAGGTAGAGCGTCGGCGCGAGCGCGCTCGCGTCCCCCGCGAACACCCGCGCGCCGCGCGCGTGCGTGGCGCGTTTAAACGCCTGCACGAGCGAAGCGCGCCGCCCGGCGCTGGTGACGAGGACGTTGTAGGCGCGCGGCGCAGCTGACGTGTGCGTCACACCGACCGCCCGCACCAGCTACCCACGACGCGTCGCCGCGCGCCTGCCACCCTAGCCTGCACCACCATCCACCTCGCCACCCGTTGTCGTCTCGTCATCCTCTGTCCTCGTCGCCCCACGCGCCTGATCGCCTCGGGGGGGCGCGCGATCACCACCTTCGCGCGCTGCGCGCTATCATAACATCACGTTGTAAAGCCGCTTTCAGCGCGCCCCGAAAGGGGCTTAAGGAGCTTTGAAGCGCTGGGCAATGGTGACTCAACCCCGCCCCGCGACCCCCTCGAGCACCTCGCCAAAACGCGCGACGACGCGCTCTGGGGAAAACGCCCGGACCCGCTCCCGCCCACGCTCGCGGAAGCGCGCGCGCGCCTCGGGGTCACTGAGGAGCCCCGCGATCCCCTTTGCCAGCGCCTCGGGGTCTTCGCTCCTAACGAGCACCCCCGCGCGACCACCCTCCAACACCTCGGCGGGGCCGCTCGGGCAGTCGGTCGCCACGACCGGGGTGCCGACCGCCATCGCCTCGGCGATCACGCGGCAAAACCCCTCGAAGCGCGAGCTCGAGACGAACACCTCGGCGCCGCGAATCCAGGCGTAGGGGTTTTCCTGAAAGCCGGGGAAGCGCACCCCGTCCTCGACCCCCAGCGACGCCGCCAGCTCGCGTAGCCGCGCCGCCTCCCGCCCCTCGCCGACGATCACCAAGGGGTGCGTGACGCCCGCAGCGCGCAGCCGCGCGTAGGCGCGCAGGAGGATATCAAAGCCCTTTTGCGGCTCGAGCCGCCCGACCGCGACCAGATAGGGGCGCTCCGGCGCCCCTTCGGGGGGGGGAGCCGCGGCGTAGCGTTCGGCGCGCGCCAGGTCGAGCGGGATGTAGACCGTCTCGGTGCGCCCCGCGAGCGCCGGGTAGAGCTTTTGGACGCTCTCGCGGATACCCTCGGAGATCGCCACAGCGCGCGTCAGGCGCGGGTAAAAAAGCTTCGAGAGCGCTGCGTAGCGCGGCGGCAGGGCCGCTAGCACCTCGGGGAGGGAGTTGCGCACGAACCCCACCGACGGTTTGCCGGTGAGCTGAGCGGCCAAGACCGCCAGAAACGTCGGGGCCATCTCGAGCCCGCCGACGATCACATCCGAGCGCCGTGCGAGCCGGTAGAGCGTTGGCGGCAACTGGGAGGCCTTGCGCAGCGCCCCCCCCGACGAGGCGCCGTAAAGGACCTCGACGCCGCGGAGCACGTCCCCCCACGCTTCGCCGCGTTCCACCACGAAGAGCTGCGGCTGAAAGCGGCGCCGGTCGAGGTGCGCGATCGTGGTGAGGGTGCTGAGCACCGCGCCGTTTTTGCGGAGCGCGCTGAGGATGAAGAGGACGCGCAGCGGCGAGGTCGCCGTGGGGGCCGTCACGCGCGTCTCCACGTGCGCCACCCCCCGCGCAGGCGCTGCCACCAGGCGATGGGGGTGCTGGCCACCGCTTTCTTTTCACGGCTCGCCCACTGCAGCGTGTGAAACCCGAAGAGCGCGACCTTGGCGAGCGGGCCGGAGAGCGCCACGGAGCCCTCGAGCCACGAAAAACCCCACGAGAGGTCCTTGTAAAAGAGCTTGGGTACCGTGCGGCTGCCCGCCGCAGCCCGCCCGGCGCGCGCCCTCTGCACGCGCGCGCCGACGTCACGCACGATCCGGTAGAGGTCGCGCGCCGACAACGCTTTAGCGAGCGGCGCCGCGCGCAGCTCGTTGGGGTCGTCGCTAATCGGCGCCCAGGCGAGCGCGCGCGCCTCGCGGCGGGTCGGGCGCGCGATCAGCATCCCCGTCACCAAGCGCGCGCAGGCGCGCAGCTCGCGCTCGTACAGGCTCGCCGCACTGCGCCCTAGCTCGAGCGCAAACGCTTCTGCGACCCCCTGAATGGTCCGTAAAAACGCCTCGCGTTTGGGGTGCGCGGGCAGCGGTGAGAGCACGGGTTCCACGCGCCCGCTCGCCGTACAGGCGTAGCCGCGCGTGCTGCCGTGGTCGGCCATGGTAAACACCTGGTCGATGAGCCCCTTGTTCTGAAAGAGCGTGCGCACCCCCGAAACGACGTCGTCTTCGACCTCTTCGAGCAGGTACGCCCGCGCCTGACCGTACGCGAGCGCCGAAAAGCGGGTTTTGGAGACGCCTAAGTAGTAACCCAAAAGGTGCGGCTGCCCCTTGGCGGCGAGCAGCTTTTTGAGCGACGCCTGCGTGCGCAGCGTCCACCCGACGTCGACGAGCGCCCAGTGGTCATCCGCTAAGAGCCCCTCTTGTTCAAAGTACGCGAGCGCCACCTCGCGCGCCCGCTCGGCCTCGGCGAGGATGCGGGGCGCCACCTCGGGGTCTTCGACAAAGCGCCAAAACCGCTCCGCCGCCTCCCCGGTGAGCTGCTCCTCCCACGTCTCCGGCGGAAAGCCGTGGCGCCTCAAGGGCGCTTCGAGCGCCTCTGGGGTCAGGTTGAGGCGCCTGAGGTTGTGGCGCGGCGCCGAGGACTGGCCGGTGAGGAGGATAAACTCGACCTCGTCGCGCGCGAGCGAAAACGCCGAGGGCAAGTACCACGCTTGGCGCGAGCCGTAGAGGTAGCGCGCCTCCGGGTAGCGCGCAGCCGCCTCGGGGCGCTTTTCGGTTACGCCCTCGCGCAGCGCACGGGCGACCTTGTGGAGCACCTGGCCGTCGCGCGCCACGAAGTAGAGCCGCTTTAGCGCGCGCGCGCGCGCGTCCTCTAACACCCAGAGGACGAAACCAGCAAGGAGCGGCGCCACCACGCTCGCGGCGATCTCCACGCTCGCGCGCGCCTCGTCTTCGGCGCCCTCCGGAAGGTCGAAACCGAGCCGAACGGCGCGGGCGATGCCGGCCACTTGCGAGGTGACCCAGGGCCTGTCGGTCGGTACCCTTAGCATCGCCTTTTCAAAGCGGTTGAGCTGCGCGCCGGTAAAGAGCTCGGCGCGCACCCCCACCTTGCGCGCCCCCAAAAAGTCGCTCTCGACGCCGTCGCCGCAGTGCAGCAGCTCGGCTGCGGAGACGCCCTCGCGGGCCAAGACGTGTTTAAAGAGGTTGCCGCTGCGCTTGGTCAGCCCGAGGTCGCTCGAGACGTAAAGCGCGTCCTCGGGCACCTCGTAACCGCACGAGACGAGCATCGCGCGCAGCGCATCTTTGGGCAGGTACATGTCCGACACGAAGACCACGCGCGCGCCCGCCTCGCGCAGCGCCCTGACGCGCCGCCGCACCGCGGCCACGGGGCGCATGAGGTCGCGCTCGAGCGCCACCTCCGCCTCCTGCATCGCCGAGGCCGAGACGCCCCAGGCGCTAAAGTCGGGCAGCTCGGCGTAGATGTCAGCGAGCGAGATCTCCTCACCCGAGCGCCGCCGGTGCGCCGCGCGCTCGGCTTCAATGCGCGCGCGCGCGAGCTCGCTCACCTCTTCGCGCCCAAAGCGGCAACCCCCGCCCCCCTCTACCCCCAACACCCGCTCGGCCAAGAGGTAGAACGCGTCGGTCGGCCGCGCGACGGTGCGCACCAAACAGGTGTCAAAAACGTCAAAAGAATAGACTGCCGTACGTTTCATGTCGTCCTCAAAGTCCCCGGTAAGCCCCTGCGAAGCCCTCGGTGGGTTTTGACGTGCGGAGTGCACGGATGCCAGTTGTCGCATGGGCGCCACTTCGCACCCTAGCGTGCACCGATGCCGCCAGCGTTGCAGGCTGCAGCGCCCCCATCACACTCCAGCGAGCATAGCAAAGCCACCCCCCGTGGGAGGCCGCGACGTCACGTTTGTCGCCGTCCGTCGCCGCGCGCCGTCATGTCAGCTCTCGGTTCGGCGGCCGGTGCGCCCACGTCGTCTCGGGGCGACCCCGAGAGGCTTTTACGGCGCCCGGCTGCCGGTCTATAATCGCCTTCTCTGGAGGAAAAATGATGCGACTGACACCCCTACGCTCCGCCGCCCTGCCGCTCGCCCTTCTCGGCCTCGCGTCGCTCGCCCTGGCGCAAGAGGGCGCTCAGGACACAGCCGTGCCCGACCTCGGCGGGCGAACGCTGCTGATCGGTTCGGACACCACCTACCCGCCCTTTGAGACCGTCAACCAAGAGGGCGAGATCGTCGGCTTCGACGTCGACGTGATGAACGCCATCTGCGAGCGCATCAACTGCGTCGCCCAGTTTCAGACGACTGCCTGGGACGGCATCTTCGCCGCGCTGGCCAACGGCGAGTTCGACATGGTCGCCTCCGGCGTATCGATCACGCCCGAGCGCGAGCAGATCGTCGACTTCACCATCCCCTACTACGAGGTCAGCCAAGCGATCGCCGTACGCGTCGGCGACGAAGACCTGACGATCGCCGACTTCGAGGAAGGAAACCTGGTGCTCGGCGCGCAGACCGGTACGACGAACGCCATGACCGCCGAGCGGCTCGCCGGGCGCGAGCGCACGCGCCTCTACGACACCTTCGCGACCGCCATCCAGGCGCTCCTCACGGGCGACGTCGACGGCGTCGTGATCGACGACGTCACCGCCGACGCCTTCGCCGCGCAGTACGCCGGGCAGCTCGTCGTCAGCATCCGCGAGGTCGCATCGGGCGACCAGCTGGGTTTCGTCGTCCCCCAGGGCGACCCGCTCGTCGACGCGCTCAACGCCGGTATCGAGATGATCCAAGCCGACGGCACCCTCGACGCGCTCGTTCAAAAGTGGCTCGTCGCCGAGGAGTAGGCGGGGTGCAGCACCCTCTGGGCCCGGACACGTCCGGGCTCTTTCGCGCTCTAGAGAGCGGCGGCCCCGCTAGCGGCGAGAACGGCCGGTGAGCCGCGCGCCCGACAACCCGCTGAGCGGCTTGGGGAGCGCCCCGGCGCGCCCCGCCCCCGCAGCGCCGAGCCGCCCGCGAGGCCGCTGGAGCCGGCTGCGGCCGAGCTACCTCGTCCTGCTCGCCGCGCTGCCCTTCGTCGTCTACCTGTTTGTCAGCGCCCCCGACTACACGCGGGCGCTCGCCTACATCGGACCCGGGCTCGGGGTGACGGTCGCCGTGACGGTCGCGGCCTACGCGGGAGCGCTCGTGCTCGGTCTGGGGCTCGCAGGGCTTTTGCTCCTTAAACTGGGGCGCCGCACGCTGCTTACCTTCGGCGCCCTCGTCCTCGCCGCGCTCCTCGGCAGCCTCTTTTTCTTTACCCGCCCCCCCGTGACCTACGCGCTCGTCGGGCAGCCGGGTGGGCGCGTCGCCATCATCCAGGGGACCCCCTCGCGGGTCGTCACCCCCATCCAGACGGGCCGCTACGCCGGTGAGGGGGCCGAGGGGGCGGGCTTTGCGGTGCGCGCTGCGATCAGCGCCGAAGCGGCGCTGGCGGCTTTGGAAGCGGGCACCGTGAGCGCCGCCTTGATCCCCCAAGAGGCGCTGCCGGCGGGGGCAAACGTCCTCTGGGAGACGACCTTCTTGCCCCCCGAGGCGCGCAACCCGGCGCTCGTCTTGGGGGTGCTCGGGGTGCTTTTGGCGATGCTCACCGCCGCCGCCGCCCGCAGCCGCGAGCACCCCCTGGCGGTCTTTGCCGAGCTCTACGTCGACATGATCCGCGGTATCCCCATGCTGGTCATTATCCTCTACGTGGGCTTTCCCCTGCAGGCGGCCCTGCGCGACGCCACGGGCGGTCTTCTCAACATGCCCATCCTGATGCGCGGGGGGGTCGCCATCGCCCTCGGGTACGCGGCCTACATGGCCGAAATCTTCCGCGCGGGGATCGAAGCCATCCCCAAAGGGCAGCTCGAGGCGGCGCGCAGCCTGGGGCTCTCGAGCTGGCAGAGCGCGCGCTTCGTCGTGCTGCCCCAAGCCCTGCGGATCGTCACCCCGCCCCTCGGCAACGAGTTTATCGCCATGCTCAAAGACACCTCGCTGCTCTCGATCCTGGGGGTGCGCGAGCTCACGCAGCTCACCCGCGAGTACCAGGCATCGAACTTCCAGGTGTTTCCGCCCTTTAACACCGTGGCGCTCCTCTACATCGGCCTGACGCTGGCCGCCTCGAGCCTACTCAAATGGCTCGAAGGGCGCACGAAGTTCGGCAGGTGAGCTAGCACCGCCACCGTATCCGAACGCACGCCCGTCGTCGTTCAAAACGCGTATTCTTCGCGCGACATCGGCGCTCGCGGCGACGCCACAGCAGGTGATGCCGCGAGCGGCGCTCGGGAGGTGACGGTGAACGCGGTGACGACGGCAGCCGAGGACGTAAGGCGGTGTGGGTAGCGGTATGTCGCCCCTTAGTGTCCTCGCCCTTTTTTTCGTCGCGCTCCTCGTGTGCCGCGCCGCCGCTGGGGCGCTGCGGCGCCTCGGCAGCCCCGCGACGGTCCTCGAGATCGGCTTCGGCTTCGTGATCGGCAACTACCTGCTCCAGGCGCACGAGGTCGCCCTGATGCGCGGCTTTGCGGAGCTCGGCACCGTCATCCTCTTTTTCTTCGTCGGCCTGACCATGCAGACGGCGTCGTTTCGGGGCGCCGGACGCCACGTGCTGCGCATCGCCGGCCTCGGCTCGCTCGTCCCGATGGCCACCATGTTCGCGCTCTCGCCGCTTTTGGCCCTTGGGCGCGCCGAACTCCTGCTCGCGACCGCCGTCATCATGACCTCGGGGGCGGGCGTCGCCGCGCGCGTCCTCAGCGAGGGGGGGTTTCTCGCGTCGCGCACGGGGCGGGTGCTCGTCGCCGCCTCGATCGTCGACGACCTCCCGAGCCTCCTCTTTCTCACGTTTGCCACCACCGTCGCCGCCGCTACCGGTACCTTCGCCGCCGCGCTCGCGCGCCCGCTGCTGACCCTGCTGCTCCTTTTCGGCGGCCTCAAGCTGCTCTCGCGGCTCCCCTGGCTGCGGGGCGCCCCCGCGCTCTACCCGCTCGGCGTCGCCGTGTGCGCCGCTTGGCTCTCGGCGCAAGCGGGCGTGACCGCGCTCGCGGGGGCGTTTTTGAGCGGCTACCTGCTCGGCCCGCTCGTGCGCCAGCGCGAGGTCGTCTACATCGAGTCGCTGCTCGACCTGTGCGTACCCATCTTTTTCCTCTTCGTCGGGACGCTGATCTCGGCGCGCGCCCTTTTCGACACGGGTAGCTGGGCGCTCGCCGCGCCCCTCGTCGGGGCGTGTCTCGTCACCCCCCTACCCATCGCGCTCGCGCTCGGTGAGCGGGCGCGCCGCGACGGCTGCGACCCGTGGCTCGTCGCCTTCGGGATGATGCCGCGGGGCTTGCCGGGGTTGGTGTTCGCGACCACCGCGTTTTTGGGCGGGCTCATCCCCGCCAAGCTCTTTTCAGCCCTCGTCATCGCCGTCACGGTGAGCAACCTCGTCGGCCCCGCCGCGATGACGCTCCGCATGAACCACCTAAGGAGGGTCGGGGGGTTTCTCGACGCCCTCCCCGGCGAGGCGGCGACTTAGACCTGGGCGCGCCAGACGGATACGGCGGCCACACCACGTACTACACGCACTGCGGTGCCGATAGTTCCACCGTCGTCATAGCCGTCCGTGCCACCACACCGAGAGCCCCGGGTAGTACGCCGAGACGATCGCCTGGAAGAGAAAGTAGTCCACGATGAGGTGGACGACGAGCACCCACAGGAGCGCCCTCGAGCGCTCGTACATCGCCCCCTGGGTGAGCGCGAAGAGGTAGACGAACACGGGACCGACGCCGCGAAAGGCCATCGTGTAGAGGACAGTCGTGTAGATCACCGCTTGCGCCACGTTGGCGGTGCGCGCCCCGAAGAGCCCGCGCAGTACGGCGTAGCAGACGTTGATGAAAAACAGCTCGTCCCAGATGCCGACCAAGTTGATCCCGACGAAAAGCCGCAGCAACGAGGCGTCGTCCGGCACCCGCGGCAGGCTCCAGTTAAAGGGCACCTCGGGGCTCAGGACGCCGAAGTAGAGCGCGAACGCCCCCCACGCGAGCGGCACCGAGAGCAGGACGTAGAACAGCTCCAAAGGCTCGAGCCGCTCGGGCAGCAGTTTGAAGGTCACCGGGTGCGGGTCTTCGTGCCACAGCACCAGCGCGGGCAGGGCGATCGCCGAGAGAAAAAAGGCGCCTAGTAGCACGAAGTTGTAGGGGCTCGTGTCGGTGCTGATGGGCGCGAGCGCGAGCACCACCACGGCGGCGGCGAGCGCCAGGTAGCGGCGGCGGCGGTAGGGGCTCTCGTAGCGGAGGGCGACGCCGAAAAGGAGCGCGAAGGGCGCGCCCCAGAGCCACGCCCCGTGCGCCACCCAGAGCACGGTCACGGCGAGGAGCGCGGCGAGCGGTACGAAGCGCTGTACGTGAGGGGGCACGGGGGCATCTTAACGCGCGCCCTTAGCCGCCCAAATGGGTATGCTAAAGGGCGTGCCGCACGCCGAGATCAGCCTCCGCGCCCTCGCGCGCAACCTCGCTTCGCTGCGCGCGCGCACCCGCGCGCAGCTGCTCGTCCCCGTCAAGGCGAACGCCTACGGGCACGGCGCCCCGGAGGTGGCGCGGCAGCTCGAGCGCTTGGGCGTCCCCTGGTTCGGGGTCGCGACCGCCGATGAGGCGCTCGAGCTGCGGGGAGCGGGGATCAGCGCCGACATCCTCATCTTCGGCCCCGTCTACGAGGGCTTGGAGGCGCTGATCGCACAAGGTGTCGCGCTTAGCGTCGTGGACGCGCGCAGCGCCGAGGCCGTGGTGCGGGCGGCGGGAAGCGTCCCGGGCGCCCGCGTGCACCTCAAAACGGACACCGGTATGGGGCGGCTCGGCGAACCGCTCGCCGCTACCCTGAAGACCGCCGAGCGCTTAAGCCGCGCCCGCGGGGTGACGCTCGAGGGGCTCTGGACGCACCTCGCCGCCGCCGACGAACCCGACTCGAGCTTTACGCAGGTCCAGCTGGCGCGCTTTAGCGACACGCTCGCCGCTTTGGGGCGCGCGGGGATCACCGTACCGCTCAAACACGCCGCCAACTCGGCGGCGCTTTTCGCCCACCCCGCCTCGCACTTCGACCTCGTGCGCCCCGGCATCGCCGTCTACGGCTACCATGCAAGCCCCTTTATCGCCGCTCTGGCGCCCGAGCTGACGCCCGTGATGACCCTCTCGGCCCCCGTGACCTTCGTCAAGCGCGTCGCGGCCGGCACCCCCATCTCGTACGGCGGCCTCTGGCGCGCCCCCCGCGACACCACCGTCGCCACCGTCCGCTTCGGCTACGCCGACGGCTACCCGCGCGGCCTGAGCGCCACGCCACACGCCCGCGTCCGCCTCCAAGGGCGCCTCTGCCCAATCGTCGGGCGCGTCTGCATGGACCAGCTGATGGTCGACGTCGGCGACCTTACGGTCACCGTCGGCGAACGCGCCGTGCTCTTCGGCCCCGAAGGCCCGACCGCCGAGGACCTCGCGGGGGGCGTCGGGACGATCTCCTACGAGCTGCTGACGCAGCTCGGTCGGCGCGTCGCGAGGTCTTACGTCGACGCGGTCGACGCGCCCTGATGGGGAGATGCGCTCACACGTGTGCGCTAGGGTCAAAACCGCAGCTAAAGGGACGGTTAACGTGGGCGCGTAGGGGGGGAGCGCTCACCGCGGGGGGTGTCTGGTAGAGTAGAGCACTTTCGAGCGGTGCGCTGCCGTTCCGACTGCACCAGCAAGAAATCGCCGCTTTACCGCGGGACCCCTTTATAAGGAGCCCTATGGACGCCATCGCCCCGCCGACGACCCTTTTTGACGACCTGAAACCACGCACCCCCGCCGGCCTACTAAGCCGCCGGGAGAAAGACCGGCTGATCGAACGCGGTTTTCTGGGCCTCTACCGCTGGTACACCGCCCGCAGCCAAGCGACGCGCAACTGGAACCCCGACAAGTCCTTTGAGTGGCGCAAGCTCCGCCAGGATCTCTCCGAACCGCTCATCCAGATCCTGCAGGGGTTTTTCGCGGTCGAGTACTTTACCCCCGACTACGTCGACGAGATCCTCAACCTCGTGCGCAAAAGCCACGGCCGCAGCCACTTTCAGCTCCGCTGGGGGGCCGAGGAGGAGAAGCACGCCGACACCTGGGAGAACGCAGTCCTCTTCTCGCGCCGCCGCACCCCCGAATTCATCGAGTCGTACA
This window contains:
- a CDS encoding MFS transporter produces the protein MPRRPLLFTVFAIAYFLSYFFRSTNAVIAEDLTRDLGLSASQLGLMTSLFFLTFAAAQLPLGRALDRFGPRFVTPALMLAAVVGSALFAAAEAFALLALGRALIGLGMAGVLMGALKAFSAWFSPARFATVSGVFLAIGSSGALGAATPLAWLNAAVGWRAVFWGGAVVTLFSALLIALFSRNAPPHAAAPPSQGPAAGGFRDIFRDPVFWRLAALSFAMIGSMFAYQGLWAGPFLAALGLPSTQVGNLLLLLSGGVVLGYFTVGWLADRFGLVRVAAASALLFTLTQFGMAAYQPTWPLWPLGGLFLVFGVTGASSVLHYAHARQSFPAHLTGRAVTAVNVFAIGGGALLQWGLGGIVGGFASGRGDAPLEAFVAALFVTGALCLGATLFYTALAWRQSPAMTPR
- a CDS encoding HAD family hydrolase, coding for MTLGIAFDLDDTLYLERDYVKSGFRAVAAHVAAGDRALEERAFGILWQDFVQGVRGRAFNRLLAALPELEGRCSITELVACYREHTPAITFLPGVEAALCELRARGARLAVISDGPLVSQAAKAAALGVARYADPVILTDAWGQRYWKPHARAFEAVAEAFALPPERLVYVGDNPEKDFHAPARLGWRSVRLRLPEQVRHHLPHEAVPPTFEVTSVAALREQLLALL
- a CDS encoding ATP-grasp domain-containing protein, giving the protein MTHTSAAPRAYNVLVTSAGRRASLVQAFKRATHARGARVFAGDASALAPTLYLADAAFRLPSVGSPDYVPHLLELVEAHDVGLIVPTIDPELGVLAAHAAAFAELGCKALVSHHAFVEISGDKWLTQQAFASHGLDVPQSWTPEEVQRKGLALPERLFVKPRDGSASRDTYRATPATLPDILTRVPNAIIQEELLGPEVTIDALLDFEGRALHYVPRIRLRTLAGESIQGVTIPDDDLGGWLEGLLAAAAKLGARGPITLQAFLTERGPVLIEVNPRFGGGFPLAYAAGGHYPEWLLALLAGEAVPPRLGEYQRGLYMTRYNVEHFTTELLWEG
- a CDS encoding glycosyltransferase — protein: MTAPTATSPLRVLFILSALRKNGAVLSTLTTIAHLDRRRFQPQLFVVERGEAWGDVLRGVEVLYGASSGGALRKASQLPPTLYRLARRSDVIVGGLEMAPTFLAVLAAQLTGKPSVGFVRNSLPEVLAALPPRYAALSKLFYPRLTRAVAISEGIRESVQKLYPALAGRTETVYIPLDLARAERYAAAPPPEGAPERPYLVAVGRLEPQKGFDILLRAYARLRAAGVTHPLVIVGEGREAARLRELAASLGVEDGVRFPGFQENPYAWIRGAEVFVSSSRFEGFCRVIAEAMAVGTPVVATDCPSGPAEVLEGGRAGVLVRSEDPEALAKGIAGLLSDPEARARFRERGRERVRAFSPERVVARFGEVLEGVAGRG
- a CDS encoding HAD family hydrolase codes for the protein MKRTAVYSFDVFDTCLVRTVARPTDAFYLLAERVLGVEGGGGCRFGREEVSELARARIEAERAAHRRRSGEEISLADIYAELPDFSAWGVSASAMQEAEVALERDLMRPVAAVRRRVRALREAGARVVFVSDMYLPKDALRAMLVSCGYEVPEDALYVSSDLGLTKRSGNLFKHVLAREGVSAAELLHCGDGVESDFLGARKVGVRAELFTGAQLNRFEKAMLRVPTDRPWVTSQVAGIARAVRLGFDLPEGAEDEARASVEIAASVVAPLLAGFVLWVLEDARARALKRLYFVARDGQVLHKVARALREGVTEKRPEAAARYPEARYLYGSRQAWYLPSAFSLARDEVEFILLTGQSSAPRHNLRRLNLTPEALEAPLRRHGFPPETWEEQLTGEAAERFWRFVEDPEVAPRILAEAERAREVALAYFEQEGLLADDHWALVDVGWTLRTQASLKKLLAAKGQPHLLGYYLGVSKTRFSALAYGQARAYLLEEVEDDVVSGVRTLFQNKGLIDQVFTMADHGSTRGYACTASGRVEPVLSPLPAHPKREAFLRTIQGVAEAFALELGRSAASLYERELRACARLVTGMLIARPTRREARALAWAPISDDPNELRAAPLAKALSARDLYRIVRDVGARVQRARAGRAAAGSRTVPKLFYKDLSWGFSWLEGSVALSGPLAKVALFGFHTLQWASREKKAVASTPIAWWQRLRGGWRTWRRA
- a CDS encoding transporter substrate-binding domain-containing protein, translating into MMRLTPLRSAALPLALLGLASLALAQEGAQDTAVPDLGGRTLLIGSDTTYPPFETVNQEGEIVGFDVDVMNAICERINCVAQFQTTAWDGIFAALANGEFDMVASGVSITPEREQIVDFTIPYYEVSQAIAVRVGDEDLTIADFEEGNLVLGAQTGTTNAMTAERLAGRERTRLYDTFATAIQALLTGDVDGVVIDDVTADAFAAQYAGQLVVSIREVASGDQLGFVVPQGDPLVDALNAGIEMIQADGTLDALVQKWLVAEE